The stretch of DNA GTTCACTGGCATGTGTTACCCTCAAAAAACAAGCAAGACAAGAGAATAATGTTATCATTCTTTGTGCTTATTACCTGCAGTCACTGCAGAGAGATGGGATGTGGAAATCACTTTGTTTGATCTGGTAAGTGTCAGATAAAAAGGaatcaagacaaaaaaaaatgtcattttgcAACAAAGATGTTAATGTTGATACACCGCTTACGCAAAATATTACAGGAAGTTTAGAATAATAAGCTTTGGCATTTGACAACATCCTATCTCTTGCTCAGACTTCTGCTATGACTTTCTTCCAGTTGTCATGATTGAGCATTGTCCTTTTCAGTCAGTTGACATCGACATGCCATTGTCAAAATAAGACGTCTTTAATTAATCTCCCTGTATTGGCACTACGAAAACCATCAACCTGTGAAATGGGCCCAAATTACTGAGTCACTGCCCTGCCCACTTTCACTTGTAAATAATTCAAATTCTTGAGAGGTGTTGTGTTCAATGCTGCTTTTCAGGCCAGGGAACCTTTCTTGCACTCAAAGGAACAGTGAGTGCATGGTTGCACTTTTATCCATTTCCCCCAGGACTCATGATTTTGTTCCGGTACACCTTGACGGCCAAAGCAGGCCACTGTTCGCACCGTagaaaaggaatttcatcaaaatgtttaactaAAGTGGGTGGGGCAGTCACTCAATAATTCGGGCCCATTCCGGAGATTGGTGGTGTTCATAATACCACCAAATGCCAGCTACCATCTGTGAAGCAGCAATGACAACAAAGACAGAAGTTATTGGTACATCTCAGTTAGACATTAATTTTATAAACTATGTTCTATTCATTGGGAAAGTGCTACAACAAAAGTAACATAAAAGATCCTTATATCTACACATGGTAGCATTTAAGCCAGCAACTTGCTGAACTGTGTTTgggaaaaaatattcaaattaatTGTAGAACAATAACCATTGTTATACCTctcaactcaaatacgttttctgattggaggagaacgtgtcacgtgtcattggtcaaaattcatgacgccctagggtgaacaaaacttcatgatgccctagggcaacaacaacttgaactttcgagtCACACGtaatcaggtcgtgcacctttgaaacggcggcaaatctgtacaccagccgacgtcaagcaaataatttttatctgtgtattgttctattttgagttgggaggtataacaaaacacttaatgactggcccctcgggaaacagtgagttttgtttcccctcgacctcaatgtttccctcggcttcgcctcggggaacattgagggtctcggggaaacaaaactcgctgtttcccttggggccagtcattaagtgcttattgacAACCAAAACCATtattttgggttagggttaacccAAAGCCAAAGGGTTAATCTCCAAAGGAAAATTAGGAAACAACACCaaccttttccattttattcaTAAAGTTTTCTATCTTTAAGCTTTCGATTTTTGCCTTCCTTCCAACAACTGATTGACGAACATGTTGTTTCTTGGATGTCAAGAATACCTCACCTATCAAACATAATACCCACTGAGTTGAAGATCAATCTGGTTATTGTAGctacaacaggttgcaaaattggtAAGAAACTCCTgttaaaaacaccttttctagctgtTAATAACTGCCAGATCTAGAATTCCAACGtttcccacttcccctccctctcccctttCAATGATgactgttcaagttttcagggTTATTTTGTATTGCTAGCAATATTGATAAGGatggaggggggctgcagtgtgtgaGATAATGGGTAAATTAATaatgccccaagaaggtgaagtttCTCCATTAATTTTTTCAACCTTTTGTAGCTGCTATCAACTTTCTTGGGAAAAAGTGTCTGGGAATTTTAGGGATAGAAATTTCGTTTTCTTGTCTAATTTCACTATTGCAACCAAATACAGCACATCTTAGAAGCAGTTTCAGCAACTTctcaatctaaaaaaaaaaaaaggaaaattcagaCCCTGCAAAAAAGtcgttcttgttttaaaatctAAGTTCTGCTATCCTCAGTTTCCTTACTAGTGCAGTTTTGTATCTTACAGGAAGTGAAAATTCCAACTTGAAAAGGCAAAGGGACATGGAAGGAACATCGATACAAAATTTTCCTAATTGCTTTTATCTCAGAACACCATGATCAGGgtgagacaaaaatgaaaagatgaggttgcccttcgggcaagctgttacttgaggttactagcccgaaggtctgacgagctagcccgaaattaaattgtttattaattatgcaaaatacaagtaatgatACCAAGCATAGATATAAACTAATTCTTCGTAGTATTTTGATTCTTGAATGTGATTTTCGTTTTGACTTCAATctcaaattaaacaatgtaaCAGAGACGACCAGTTTTTACACCTGACCACTAGAAGTTGCAGTTACAACTTACATCAAGATTTTGTGGACGAGAATTCCAAATACAGTCATGTGATCTAATCTTTATTCAACTAATTATTcaagtgaaagaaaacaaagcggGCCGCGCACCGGCGGTCACACTCCTTGCGATTTCAATTAGTGTTGCAAGAAACTTTCACAACTTATTAACGTTCGTCCACATCTCGCTTAATAGAAAATCaggaggatacctaaacttcacagttatttttgtgaatgtcatgaacCTTGCTACACACGTTTTGGTgtaaaagctcaatttatcatcagaaaagagGAACCAACGATGCTTGCCCGTcgggcaagctacgataagaaaacgctagcccgacaagtcattccactagccccgggctatcggacagcactttcgtcgcgccctgCATGATGTttcaattgaaaaaataaagaaaaatctgtcacGTTCACTTAAGAAACCCAAGAAGAAAGGAGACAAGAATGTTGACAAGGAAAATGATAAACTAAACTCCAATAAGTTCAAGTCATTGAGCAGGCAAgattattaacaaaaatttaacaattattattttgatagACCAAGAGGTTAAACTTCTGTCAAATACTGAGCAGACATACTTTTTAAATTTGGAAAAACAGAATGTTTATCATTGTGGAGTATATAGAACTTATAATGCTAATATCCTTCTTATgtttagactgcgagcagtctctcttttgctctaaaatcgttgaaacgaatACGTATGTTGatctttcaaaatggctgaaactgcaGGTCGCAAATACCGCGGCGTAGGTTTAGATTCACTCTACACCAACGCCCACAATatttgtttcaacaattttagagcaaaagagagactgctcgcagtctatctTATGTTAAGGTACACAGTCTGTACTTACAGAGATTTCTTTTGCCCTTAGGTCTTTCCGTCGATATTAAtaactgtatttttttaaaacagaagTCGCTCATTTCTTTGTTGCCTGAAATATAAATGTGTAgaaaaatttcattattttattaaacCCTTTCACTGTCGTAAATGCAAATTGACGCTAATTACCGgtatatattttactctgtctaatgctagACGATTTTTCTCATCAATGAGGAAGCCCTTGGTGGTAAAAGGGTTAAACTAGCCAGTTAAACTTTATAAGATTGACCCACCATAAAGTATTTTATCCTCATCACTTTTTCCATTATTGTGTGGGTTACATCCAGGTATAAGAAGGGCTAACTTCTTCATGATAAAAGAgtctttccttttgttctccTCTGTATGAAGAATACTTTCATCCTGTTTAACATCATCAGAATACATTTTAACACAGGATCAAATAACCTCAtggaatttaaaacaaaatggtTCATCAGTACTCCACAAGAGTTAAAGCCCACATAAATGCGGAATTCAGGTCAAATACCACAATTTCATAACTTTTACCAAAGTAAAATAGATACATGTAGTTCAGGGTAATTCAGTACAATTAAGTaggaaaagggaaaaagcaATCCAGAAAATACTATAgattttacaaaataaaattcattttattattcatttaatCATGATGATAATATTACtgtacaaaataattattattattatagattgTACTGAACATATGTTTAAACATGAGAACATGTGTTTTTCACTTTAGGTGATATAGCAGATCAGCAGGACTCCTCCCCACAGCACATTCCACCTTGAACATGTATAATAGCTATTGAGAGTTTGTGGGTGCATGACCCTGTAGAGCCCGCACACCAGCGggacacattgtccattcaggaccttCAATGATAAACAACCTAGCTTCTTGGGAGTTTTTGTCGTTCAATGAGTGAGCATGCAACTAGTGAACTAATATGGGTTCCTGTCCAGGAATTTTCTTTTCACCTGTTTCCAAGCAACTAGATGCCGTATAGCCagaaattttcttttcacctgttgccaagcaactagaTGCCGTATAGTTTATCACCCTTCCcaggaaggggagggggggcaCATTTCGGGTGTGTAacaaatgcagactgcagacttcaAGCTCTGTGAATAGCCGacttttaaaaataccataatactctttcaCGTTTGCCCACAAAAATTTTACATAAtcactgtttttattttctcttgggaccactgTACAGTCctaaaagaaactggaaacgATGCTTATGCGtcgtgatccaagtgatcttagaTCAGCGATCCATTTCGGAGCATCCCAAAGAAACGCACACTAAGTTGTTGGGAAAAAGAGGGTTGCGTGACGGCATGACACATCCCGGAGCCAGTCTGGATAAGTCTGGATGCAGTCAACTTGCAATCTGCATTTGTCGCACACTGGCGCATAATTACACCGTCAAACATCTGTAGTTGCATTTATAACATATGGCAGATTAAAAGAAGTACGACAAGTATAAGCTTGAGTCTGAAGTGGTTTAGCTGACACGCTTTGAAAGGTCAATTTTTGATAATTTATGGTAACTAGTCTGCCTACCTTTAATGAAATCGTATCTTGAAATTGTGCATCCGTACTCCTTTCACTAGCTGAAGTAGACTCAAACCAATCTGAATAATGTTCTTGTCCTTCATTAATAGTTAGGTGTTCTGATTCTGCTATGTTTTCCCTTGCAATTAAACTCATTTTGTTGTCCTCTTGAACAGACCCTTCGCTtgtctgttgtgattttgaTCCATGTCCTTTTGAAGACGAGAATGAAGACTCTGCGAGAAAAACACTTTCCCGTCTACTCAATACGACAGGAGAGCTTTTCCTatttcctaaaaataaatcctcAACCATGTCGCTTTCACCTTCGTAAGAAAAGCTATCTTCCTGAGAATCAGACAAAGACGACATCTCACTTCAACCGTTGTTTGCCATCGATTCCTGTGATTGCCTGGGAGGGGTAGTAGAGGAGTGTTTGCACCCACGTGAGTTATTCACGTGGCAGTTGCAATTGTTTGTGGAGGACGGATGGCGGAGTTGCCTGCTAGTTTCTTTCCAATATTTGTGAGCACGTCTAAGTGAACTGCTTTTGATattcatttaattttctttgaaaaaagggAAAGGACTTTTTTCTTAAGAATATGGCATGATTGCCCGTAGAAACTGTGCCACAAAAATCGCTGATTGGGCTATTCCTGCGGGCCAATACAAATTGGGGTTACTCTAAATTTAACTTTCCTTATTTTAGTACACTTCTTAATAAAGCTGAAACAGGAAAAAAGAACTACCCACAATAGTAGTCAAATCGAGGCAAGTAGTTATCCACGGGCCGAACCAATTTGGATTTTAGATTCACATTTTTTAGCCCAAATTACACTTTGCAAGTATCACATTGAGAATAACCTATTAAAGTTTTTGTCAAAACGTGACAAATTTAAATTagaatttttattatttatattgttTAATATTTGAGACGTCTTGCCTCGCATTCCGAATTCTGTACAGCATACTGTTGGAAATAAACATCAGGGGTCAGAATATGCACAGTAGGAAGTAGCAAGGATTGATAAAGCTTTGCTGTTACGAGCATGTCTTTTAGGGATTTTCCCATTTGACAAGATATGAGTGGTGGCTCTTTGAACTCAAATTTGTCGTAGAGAAGGCTGGTTTTGTATCAAGTGCCAATGTTTTAATAAAACATGTTTCAGGTTTGGCGCTGCTGGGTGATACTGTGTCACAAAGGGCAAGATATCTTTAGGAATTTCATTCCTTTGCTTCAGCGCTGATTCCCTTTCTGCGATTTTGATGTCTGACAGGAGTGTCTCAATCAGACGTTTTGGATAACGGAGACgtgatttgaattttttacaGTGACAGGTGCATAACGGATGCGAAGGAAATTATGCGTGCCATCGGAATTGTCTTTCTTTTATATATTGATGTCCAACCTATCTGATGTTGACATTTGAAAGACTCGTTAATTTTGATGAGACTCAGTGGGCAGCACCAAGTAGTATTTTTTTGAATAGGGGAGGGAGAGGTCTATTTGCACGTGAATATTACGCCTCACGCGCAAAGCGCACATGAGCTGCTGAAACCATCGTCGCTAGTTCTGTGGGCTGTAATGTCATATCGGTTTTGTCAAATTATAGCAAAACGTCTAAAGCAATTTGGCAAAGAAGAAGTTTGATGACTGtctttttccaaatttcttcCACTATGCTGATCTGAACTAACGTCTGACTGACAACTGTCGGTGATAATTTTGTTCAACACAAAACTCAGATGGGATTTCCAGAGAATATGTTCAAGTTGAAACCTATTCACGGTTATGGACACCTGGTTCAAGTAAAAACCAAATGCAATAAACTCCGGAACAACGAAAAATCTGCGATTCACTGTTCTCGGCTTCAAAACACTCGCCCCTGTCACACATGCACATTTCACGAGTTGTGTTCAGTAAACGTGACCGAGTCACCTTTTTACTCGGTTCCCAGTGACTCGTGTTGGGAGAAATACGCTACGCACGTGAGGTGTATTCAATTGTTCTATGGTTTCCACCAATCAGACAAGCGGAATCAACAACATTCGTAGCTACAGATGAGGTTCTGGGAGATGAATCCATTGCACACACGTGAAATAAGTTCGTGAAACTAGCGGGAAGTGAATGTGTTTTTCCATTTCTAACAGTCGCTAAAGCAGTAAGGTTTGCCAACGAGAGACGAGATCATCAATCGATTACACTGTTCCATCGAGGAACCGTTTAGTTTAGCCCTTGTTCTAGTCGAATGCAGCATTTAGTGATCTTGATTCCAAACGCCAGGTAAGCTCAACAAAATACAGAgataaacaaactttttttcgTTAGCGAATCAAGCATTCGTCGGATCATAATCTCAAGCAATGTGTCTTTGGTTATCTTGTTAGGGTACTTTTAAGTGAAGGCTTCCTACGTCGTTGTAAACTGCAAAAATGAGTGCCAGCTTCTTGAAAAATTACATGGACCTGGACGAGTTTTTGGCTGTGAAGGACTTGTGTGCAGGtctctcaagaacggagagtgATTACTCCGAGGACGATATGGATCAAGACTTTGTAAATTATATCGAAAAGGAGGATGCTCCATCAGAATTTGGTTTGTCTCCTCATTTCGACGCGAACGATTCTTCGTTAGCCTCGCCGAGCACGGGCAGTACTTCGGACGAGGGGAGAGGTGATAGCGTTTGCAGCTCGTCTGAAAATACTACGTCTTCGTGTTCATGCGAATCTCCTGCTGTATCGGAGAAAAATGCTACAGCCccaagaaagagaaaaaggaaatcaccaaattcatgtagcgaaaaagaaaaaggatcGACGCGAAAACGAAGGAGAAAGACTACGAATGGTATTGTAAAAGAGACAACAGAGGGAGGTGACAatccagaaaaacaaaaaacagctaATCCAGTGCCACGAATTTCCCGAAAGTCCGTGGATGATTCTATCAAAGACGAAAAATATtgggaaagaagaaagaaaaataatcaagCGGCAAAAAGATCCCGTGATCTTAAGAGACAGAAAGAAATCAACGTGAAAGAAAGAGCAGCGTCCTTAGAAGCAGAAAACAAGCAACTGAGAGACGAGGTTAAAAAGCTGAAAGACTATCTTAACAAGCTTGGAGACAAGATCGATTAAACCTCCAGGATAATTGGAAGTAGAAGTACAATCATCGTGGATTGAAGTTGtttgaataaagttttcagCATCAAGattgttaattaataactgTTCCTTCCAGTACGCCTCTGATATCAATTCTGTTGTTCAAAATAACGGACATCAGCTTATCAAAGGTCTTAAATTTTATTGACCTATTTCTACGTGACATCCATTCAGGTTCTTTCACGTGAATTTTTCatctgcaggatattttctttGGCCTCTTTGCATTTCAGTGGTCAGTAATTTCATCAACATTCAGTCAAAACACACATAATTGTcttgtaaataataattattatacagttGAATCGGCGTTGGATCAGTGAGACTCTAAAATATAATTGGAGGGTCACAGGTCAGATCCCTCAAAAGagcttttaaattttgtttaagaATGCCGGGATCACTAATAGATAAACAGTATTCATAATGTCAAACATACTCTTTTTTCATccaaataaaaacattttcatcTTGGTGGACATTGTTATGAAGTTTTGTGTGATTCTATTGTGCACACCCTCAGGAGTATCTTTAAATGAAGCAATGATGTGAAAAAAAACAATAAGGAGAATGAAAAAGAAGTATTAACTAAAATTAAAGCAATTCTGAAAATTTGAGCTACCCGGTAATAGGCAGTGTCTGGAGCACATAACGTGTTCTAGCTGTTGGCTAGACTTGCATGTTCTCAGCTTGCATTGCTGGAACGAAACAACCGCCCTttatcatgtacatgtatgaaacaCAATTGTAACATTATTCTTCATGTTTGCCATGCAGACTGAGCTCATTGAATAAATGCTgtaaaattaatagtaataataatgaacacTTAAATTGTACATAACAACACAGTAACTCCAGCAATAAAATACCAACaccatttttttgcaaaagctGCATGGGTATTTGTAACTACAGATGTGTAATTttctatttcaatttttttaatgtaatttgcaatttggaatattttgtttgcAAGTGCATGGTGTATAGAAAATGTTTTCCTATTTTGACCAATTGAATGAGGGTTGAAAAAACCGACCAATCATTGAACACACccgtaaagatttctttttgtgaaagtGTACCTACAGTATTTTAGCTGAATACAGTAGAGAGAGTTATATCATTGTTAAATTTCCAAAACCCTTGGCCAGGTTTTAGCAGAGTGAACTGAAAAACTATTAATTACTACCAGTACTTGTTTTCAATGACTGAAGATGCAATATCTTTGGatatgaaaaaaataatgtaaGTGGCAAAGAAATTTTTAGGGATGAGTTTCGTCGGTGTAAAACCTGGCACGTTGCGTTTCGTAAAATTCCAACAAGGTTATGAGTAGTTATTATGGAATACGTCTCATGAATAGCATTCCCTtgctgtttttcttcttttaattatttttaatatatttaatACACATGCCAACATTTACACAAACAAGTCCTATGGTCATATAAAcaggcaacaacaacaacaataaaatagCCAGTCGAGATTACAAAGAGCAATCAACAAATATTACTCTGTCAAACTTTTCATTAGCTTTTCCCATTTCCTTAAATGTAAAGTTCCTTCCCCCTCTCCCTCGCGATATGTAGCTCATTGCTATGAAACGCCTTGCCTGGGCAATAAAACCGCCAAACAAAGGAAGACTTCCATTACATTTCCTTGAATATACCTACTAGATATTTCCCTATCAATAAAATGTGATTGATCAAGAGAAAATCCTCTTCCATTTCCAAAATTAAATCCATTATATTTAACGACGTAACACAAATGTTGTCTTCAAGCCAGGACAAGGCATGTTTCCAGAAGTCAAATGGAACTttgcaaaggaagaaaaaaTGTTCAATGGATTTTGGTTCATCTTGAAAA from Montipora capricornis isolate CH-2021 chromosome 9, ASM3666992v2, whole genome shotgun sequence encodes:
- the LOC138015159 gene encoding uncharacterized protein C8orf48 homolog, with translation MSSLSDSQEDSFSYEGESDMVEDLFLGNRKSSPVVLSRRESVFLAESSFSSSKGHGSKSQQTSEGSVQEDNKMSLIARENIAESEHLTINEGQEHYSDWFESTSASERSTDAQFQDTISLKDESILHTEENKRKDSFIMKKLALLIPGCNPHNNGKSDEDKILYGNKEMSDFCFKKIQLLISTERPKGKRNLCEVFLTSKKQHVRQSVVGRKAKIESLKIENFMNKMEKIKQSDFHIPSLCSDCRTVMSNNAKREFLKRKLEIVKRQEFEDRLQTHLYQKDSVSLIAEITHSCTKPTASTREVWKKLLQNGEC
- the LOC138014909 gene encoding transcription factor VBP-like; this translates as MSASFLKNYMDLDEFLAVKDLCAGLSRTESDYSEDDMDQDFVNYIEKEDAPSEFGLSPHFDANDSSLASPSTGSTSDEGRGDSVCSSSENTTSSCSCESPAVSEKNATAPRKRKRKSPNSCSEKEKGSTRKRRRKTTNGIVKETTEGGDNPEKQKTANPVPRISRKSVDDSIKDEKYWERRKKNNQAAKRSRDLKRQKEINVKERAASLEAENKQLRDEVKKLKDYLNKLGDKID